The following coding sequences are from one Streptomyces sp. NBC_01294 window:
- a CDS encoding ammonium transporter, whose translation MASAITTLAADAPTLSAANTGFMLICSALVMLMTPGLAFFYGGMVRVKSSLNMLMMSFISLGIVTILWVLYGFSLAFGTDSGSLIGWNSDYVGLSGIGITELWDGYTIPVYVFAVFQLMFAVITPALISGALADRVKFGAWALFTALWVTAVYFPVAHWVWGSGGWLFEMGVIDFAGGTAVHINAGAAALGVILVIGKRVGFKKDPMRPHSLPLVMLGAGLLWFGWFGFNAGSWLGNDDGVGAVMFVNTQVATAAAMLAWLGYEKLRHGSFTTLGAASGAVAGLVAITPSGGAVSPLGAIAVGAIAGVLCAMAVGLKYKFGYDDSLDVVGVHLVGGIVGSLLVGLFATGGVQSDVAGLFYGGGLEQLGKQAIGVFAVLAYSLVASALLAFLLDKTIGMRVTEDDEVAGIDQVEHAETAYDFSGAGGGAASRSTAAPTPSAASKKVDA comes from the coding sequence ATGGCATCAGCCATCACGACCCTCGCGGCAGACGCCCCGACGCTGTCTGCCGCGAACACCGGGTTCATGCTCATCTGCTCCGCCCTGGTCATGCTGATGACCCCGGGACTCGCCTTCTTCTACGGGGGCATGGTCCGCGTCAAGAGCAGCCTCAACATGCTGATGATGAGCTTCATCAGCCTCGGGATCGTCACGATCCTCTGGGTGCTCTACGGCTTCAGCCTCGCCTTCGGCACCGACTCCGGCTCCCTCATCGGCTGGAACTCCGACTACGTCGGCCTCAGCGGCATCGGGATCACCGAGCTGTGGGACGGCTACACCATCCCGGTCTACGTCTTCGCCGTCTTCCAGCTGATGTTCGCCGTCATCACCCCGGCCCTGATCAGCGGCGCCCTGGCCGACCGCGTGAAGTTCGGCGCGTGGGCCCTGTTCACGGCCCTGTGGGTCACCGCCGTCTACTTCCCCGTCGCCCACTGGGTCTGGGGCTCCGGCGGCTGGCTCTTCGAGATGGGCGTCATCGACTTCGCGGGCGGCACGGCCGTCCACATCAACGCCGGCGCCGCCGCCCTCGGCGTGATCCTGGTCATCGGCAAGCGCGTCGGCTTCAAGAAGGACCCGATGCGCCCGCACAGCCTCCCCCTCGTGATGCTCGGCGCCGGTCTGCTCTGGTTCGGCTGGTTCGGCTTCAACGCGGGCTCCTGGCTCGGCAACGACGACGGCGTCGGCGCGGTCATGTTCGTCAACACCCAGGTCGCCACCGCCGCCGCCATGCTCGCCTGGCTCGGATACGAGAAGCTGCGCCACGGCTCCTTCACCACCCTCGGCGCCGCCTCCGGCGCGGTCGCCGGCCTCGTCGCCATCACCCCGTCCGGCGGTGCGGTCAGCCCGCTCGGCGCGATCGCCGTCGGCGCCATCGCCGGTGTGCTGTGCGCCATGGCCGTGGGCCTCAAGTACAAGTTCGGCTACGACGACTCCCTCGACGTGGTCGGCGTCCACCTCGTCGGCGGCATCGTCGGCTCCCTGCTCGTCGGCCTCTTCGCCACCGGCGGGGTCCAGTCCGACGTGGCCGGCCTCTTCTACGGCGGCGGCCTGGAGCAGCTCGGCAAGCAGGCCATCGGAGTCTTCGCCGTCCTCGCCTACTCTCTGGTGGCGTCCGCGCTGCTCGCCTTCCTCCTCGACAAGACGATCGGGATGCGGGTCACCGAGGACGACGAGGTCGCCGGCATCGACCAGGTCGAACACGCCGAGACCGCCTACGACTTCAGCGGAGCCGGTGGCGGAGCCGCCTCGCGGAGCACCGCCGCCCCCACCCCCTCCGCAGCGAGCAAGAAGGTTGACGCATGA
- a CDS encoding bifunctional DNA primase/polymerase, protein MGFTIGGSRGTREFRSGTRRRGRTSECTAVAEYTGLWGWDVVPGARAAAPARDCSCGDAQCAAPGAHPLAFAPTVPAGATLDEVTEAWGAYPGAAVLLPVGRAFDVIEVSEEAGRRALVRLERMGLPLGPVIVTADGRAQFFVAPGAAAELPQLLYRMGWDDADLDLRALGRGAYVTAPPSDRAGLGQVGWLRPPALDSAGGPPQARLLLGTLAYICHRFRR, encoded by the coding sequence ATGGGCTTCACGATCGGCGGCAGCCGCGGCACCAGGGAGTTCCGTTCCGGCACCCGGCGCCGCGGCCGGACCTCGGAGTGCACGGCGGTGGCGGAGTACACCGGACTGTGGGGCTGGGACGTGGTCCCCGGCGCCCGCGCCGCGGCGCCCGCCCGCGACTGCTCCTGCGGGGACGCGCAGTGCGCCGCACCCGGGGCGCACCCCCTGGCCTTCGCCCCCACCGTCCCGGCCGGCGCCACCCTGGACGAGGTCACCGAGGCCTGGGGTGCGTACCCGGGCGCCGCGGTGCTGCTCCCCGTGGGCCGCGCCTTCGACGTCATCGAGGTCTCCGAGGAGGCCGGGCGGCGCGCGCTGGTGCGACTCGAACGGATGGGCCTGCCGCTGGGCCCGGTCATCGTGACCGCGGACGGACGGGCGCAGTTCTTCGTGGCCCCGGGCGCGGCGGCCGAACTGCCACAGCTGCTGTACCGGATGGGCTGGGACGACGCCGACCTCGACCTGCGGGCCCTGGGCCGGGGGGCCTACGTGACGGCCCCGCCCTCCGACCGGGCCGGGCTCGGCCAGGTCGGCTGGCTGCGGCCGCCCGCGCTCGACTCCGCCGGGGGCCCGCCGCAGGCCCGGCTGCTGCTGGGCACCCTCGCCTACATCTGCCACCGCTTCCGCCGGTAG
- a CDS encoding [protein-PII] uridylyltransferase, whose product MTSVEENADHTADSGPSGYAAARLRLLQEESRSGPSRRSALAGLTDEWLNALFTTAARETGVRGATLVAVGGYGRAELSPRSDLDLVLLHDGKAEPRALSALADRVWYPVWDLGLALDHSVRTPGEARKTASEDLKVHLGLLDARTVAGDAGLLAGLRTSVLADWRNQAAKRLPQLHSLCRERAERAGELRFLLEPDLKEARGGLRDATALRAVAASWLADAPREGLAEARRRLLDARDALHLVTGRATDRLSLQEQDQVAAQLGLLDADALLREVYEAARVVAYAGDVTWREVGRVLRARAARPRLRGLLGTRGTPAAARAPLAEGVVESDGEAVLALAARPDRDAVLPLRFAAAAAQTGLPVSPHAVRRLAQQGKALPVPWPAEAREQLLTLLGAGEPTVAVWEAMEAEGLITRLLPDWERVHCRPQRNPVHTWTVDRHLIETAVRASALTRRVGRPDLLLMAALLHDIGKGWPGDHSVAGETIARDVAARVGFDAQDVDVLGALVRHHLLLIDTATRRDLDDPATVRSVADAVGSVGTLEILHALTEADALATGPAAWSAWRGSLVTDLVTRVAAVLRGTAPAAREPEIPTTESERLAVEALRTGEPVLALHTRQEEDAVGVELVVAVPDQPGVLPAVAGVLALHRLTVRAADLRSVELPDQLGEVLVLRWRVAAEYGALPQGARLRSDLVRALDGSLDVPAKLADREAAYPRRRGVVPPPPRVTVVPDVSSLATVLEVRAPDAVGLLHRIGRALESGGVRVRSAHVSTLGANAVDTLYVTTTDGKPLDPHAASTLATWIQTTLS is encoded by the coding sequence GTGACGAGCGTCGAAGAGAATGCGGACCACACGGCCGACTCGGGACCCAGCGGATACGCCGCGGCCCGGCTGCGACTCCTCCAGGAGGAGTCGCGGTCCGGGCCGTCGCGGCGTTCCGCCCTGGCCGGGCTGACCGACGAATGGCTGAACGCCCTGTTCACGACCGCCGCACGGGAGACCGGCGTCCGCGGCGCCACCCTGGTGGCCGTCGGCGGCTACGGGAGGGCCGAACTCTCCCCGCGCAGCGACCTCGACCTGGTGCTGCTGCACGACGGCAAGGCGGAGCCGCGGGCGCTGAGCGCGCTGGCCGACCGCGTCTGGTACCCGGTCTGGGACCTCGGCCTGGCCCTCGACCACTCGGTACGGACCCCCGGCGAGGCCCGCAAGACCGCCTCCGAGGACCTCAAGGTGCACCTCGGGCTGCTGGACGCCCGGACCGTCGCCGGCGACGCCGGACTCCTCGCCGGCCTGCGGACCTCCGTACTGGCCGACTGGCGCAACCAGGCGGCCAAACGCCTCCCGCAGCTGCACTCCCTGTGCCGTGAGCGGGCCGAGCGGGCCGGGGAGCTCCGCTTCCTGCTCGAACCCGACCTCAAGGAGGCCCGCGGCGGGCTCCGGGACGCCACCGCGCTGCGGGCCGTCGCCGCGTCCTGGCTGGCCGACGCCCCGCGCGAGGGCCTCGCCGAGGCACGGCGGCGGCTCTTGGACGCGCGCGACGCCCTGCACCTGGTGACCGGCCGGGCCACCGACCGGCTCTCGCTCCAGGAACAGGACCAGGTCGCGGCGCAGCTCGGGCTCCTCGACGCGGACGCGCTGCTGCGCGAGGTGTACGAGGCCGCGCGGGTCGTCGCGTACGCCGGTGACGTGACCTGGCGGGAGGTCGGGCGGGTGCTGCGGGCGCGCGCCGCCCGGCCCCGGCTGCGCGGGCTGCTGGGCACCCGGGGCACCCCGGCGGCGGCGCGGGCGCCACTGGCCGAAGGGGTGGTGGAATCCGACGGCGAGGCCGTACTGGCCCTGGCCGCCCGCCCGGACCGCGACGCCGTACTGCCGCTGCGCTTCGCCGCGGCCGCCGCGCAGACGGGCCTGCCCGTGTCGCCGCACGCCGTACGCCGGCTCGCGCAGCAGGGGAAGGCCCTGCCGGTGCCCTGGCCGGCCGAGGCCCGCGAGCAGCTGCTCACCCTCCTGGGAGCGGGGGAGCCGACGGTCGCCGTGTGGGAGGCCATGGAGGCGGAAGGCCTGATCACGAGGCTGCTCCCGGACTGGGAGCGGGTGCACTGCCGCCCGCAGCGCAATCCCGTCCACACCTGGACGGTGGACCGGCACCTGATCGAGACGGCGGTGCGCGCCTCGGCCCTCACCCGCCGGGTCGGCCGCCCCGACCTGCTGCTGATGGCCGCGCTGCTGCACGACATCGGCAAGGGCTGGCCGGGCGACCACTCGGTGGCCGGCGAGACCATCGCGCGCGACGTCGCCGCACGGGTCGGCTTCGACGCGCAGGACGTCGACGTACTGGGGGCGCTCGTACGGCACCACCTGCTGCTGATCGACACCGCGACCCGGCGCGACCTGGACGACCCGGCGACGGTCCGTTCCGTCGCCGACGCCGTGGGGTCGGTGGGCACGCTGGAGATACTGCACGCCCTGACCGAGGCGGACGCCCTGGCCACCGGCCCGGCGGCGTGGAGCGCCTGGCGGGGATCCCTCGTGACGGACCTCGTCACGCGGGTCGCCGCCGTCCTGCGGGGCACGGCCCCGGCGGCGCGGGAACCGGAGATCCCGACCACGGAATCGGAACGCCTGGCGGTGGAGGCCCTGCGCACAGGGGAGCCGGTGCTGGCGCTCCACACCCGCCAGGAGGAGGACGCGGTCGGCGTGGAACTCGTCGTGGCGGTCCCCGACCAGCCGGGGGTCCTCCCGGCGGTGGCCGGGGTGCTGGCCCTGCACCGGCTCACCGTACGGGCGGCTGACCTGCGCTCGGTGGAGCTCCCGGACCAGCTCGGCGAGGTCCTCGTGCTGCGGTGGCGGGTGGCGGCGGAGTACGGCGCGCTGCCGCAGGGCGCCCGGCTCCGCTCCGACCTGGTCCGCGCCCTGGACGGCTCGCTGGACGTCCCGGCGAAGCTGGCGGACCGCGAGGCGGCGTATCCGCGGCGGCGCGGGGTGGTCCCGCCGCCGCCCCGGGTGACGGTGGTCCCGGACGTCTCCTCGCTGGCCACGGTCCTGGAGGTGCGCGCTCCGGACGCGGTGGGACTGCTGCACCGCATCGGGCGCGCGCTGGAGTCCGGCGGCGTCCGGGTCCGCAGCGCGCACGTCTCGACGCTCGGCGCGAACGCGGTGGACACGCTCTACGTGACCACCACGGACGGCAAACCCCTGGACCCCCACGCCGCATCCACCCTGGCAACCTGGATCCAGACGACCCTGTCCTGA
- a CDS encoding P-II family nitrogen regulator: MKLITAIVKPHKLDEIKEALQAFGVQGLTVTEASGYGRQRGHTEVYRGAEYQVDLVPKIRIEVLVEDSDAEELIRVIVSAAATGKIGDGKVWSVPVDSVVRVRTGERGADAL; this comes from the coding sequence ATGAAGCTGATCACCGCGATCGTCAAGCCGCACAAGCTGGACGAGATCAAGGAAGCCCTCCAGGCCTTCGGAGTGCAGGGACTCACGGTCACCGAGGCCAGCGGCTACGGCCGCCAGCGCGGCCACACCGAGGTCTACCGCGGTGCCGAGTACCAGGTCGACCTCGTCCCCAAGATCCGCATCGAGGTGCTGGTCGAGGACTCCGACGCCGAGGAACTGATCCGGGTGATCGTGAGCGCGGCGGCCACCGGCAAGATCGGTGACGGCAAGGTGTGGAGCGTCCCCGTGGACTCGGTCGTACGGGTCCGCACCGGCGAGCGCGGCGCTGACGCGCTCTAG
- the nsdA gene encoding transcriptional repressor NsdA: protein MSGNGASGTIEDAAARNDQLTSWFVRSGWSKGELARQVNRRARQLGAHHISTDTSRVRRWLDGEQPREPVPRILSELFSERFGSVVAIEQLGLRTAHQTPSVSGVDLPWAGPQTAELLGEFSRSDLMLARRGFLGTSLALSAGPALIEPMQRWLVPVPAADPGPREAGPTGALGGHRPPRLSEPELGLLDATTVMFRQWDAQCGGGLRRKAVVGQLHEVTDLLQENHPAPVMKRLFKVAAELAELAGWMSYDIGLHPTAQKYFVLALHAAKEGGDKPLGSYILSSMSRQMIHLGRPEDALELIHLAQYGSRDCAGPRTQAMLYAMEARAYANMGQPSRCKRAVRMAEDTFGDVGFGGEPEPDWIRFFSEAELNGENSHSYRDLAYVAGRSPMYASLAEPVMERAVDLFEKDEEHQRSYALNLIGMATVHLLQREPEQAAVLVDRALDVAGKVRSERVNTRLRKTVDAAAREYGDVAEVVRLTDHLASRLPEAAEAV from the coding sequence GTGAGCGGCAACGGCGCAAGCGGAACGATCGAGGACGCTGCTGCGCGCAACGACCAGCTGACCTCGTGGTTCGTCCGCAGCGGATGGTCCAAGGGTGAACTCGCACGTCAGGTCAACCGCCGGGCCCGCCAGCTGGGCGCCCACCACATCAGCACCGACACCTCCCGGGTGCGCCGCTGGCTCGACGGCGAACAGCCCCGCGAGCCCGTCCCGCGCATCCTGTCCGAGCTGTTCTCCGAGCGCTTCGGCTCCGTCGTCGCCATCGAGCAGCTCGGCCTGCGCACGGCCCACCAGACGCCCTCCGTCTCCGGGGTCGACCTGCCCTGGGCCGGCCCGCAGACCGCCGAACTGCTCGGCGAGTTCTCCCGCAGCGACCTGATGCTGGCCCGCCGCGGCTTCCTCGGGACCTCGCTCGCCCTCTCCGCCGGCCCCGCCCTCATCGAGCCCATGCAGCGCTGGCTCGTCCCGGTCCCGGCCGCCGATCCGGGACCGCGGGAGGCGGGGCCGACGGGGGCCCTCGGCGGCCACCGCCCGCCCCGGCTCTCCGAACCGGAACTCGGGCTCCTCGACGCCACCACCGTCATGTTCCGCCAGTGGGACGCCCAGTGCGGGGGCGGACTGCGCCGCAAGGCCGTCGTGGGCCAGCTCCACGAGGTCACCGACCTGCTCCAGGAGAACCACCCGGCCCCGGTCATGAAGCGGCTCTTCAAGGTCGCCGCGGAACTGGCCGAGCTGGCCGGCTGGATGAGCTACGACATCGGCCTGCACCCCACCGCGCAGAAGTACTTCGTGCTCGCGCTGCACGCCGCCAAGGAGGGCGGCGACAAGCCGCTCGGCTCGTACATCCTCTCCAGCATGAGCCGCCAGATGATCCACCTGGGCCGTCCCGAGGACGCCCTGGAACTCATCCACCTCGCCCAGTACGGCAGCCGCGACTGCGCCGGCCCGCGCACCCAGGCCATGCTGTATGCGATGGAGGCCCGCGCCTACGCCAACATGGGCCAGCCCAGCCGCTGCAAGCGGGCCGTGCGGATGGCCGAGGACACCTTCGGCGACGTCGGCTTCGGAGGCGAGCCCGAGCCCGACTGGATCCGCTTCTTCTCCGAGGCCGAGCTGAACGGCGAGAACTCCCACTCGTACCGGGACCTGGCCTACGTCGCCGGGCGCAGCCCCATGTACGCCTCCCTCGCCGAACCCGTCATGGAGCGGGCCGTGGACCTCTTCGAGAAGGACGAGGAGCACCAGCGCTCCTACGCCCTCAACCTCATCGGCATGGCCACCGTGCACCTGCTCCAGCGCGAGCCCGAGCAGGCCGCGGTCCTCGTCGACCGGGCCCTCGACGTGGCGGGAAAGGTGCGGTCCGAACGGGTGAACACCCGGCTGCGCAAGACCGTCGACGCCGCCGCCCGTGAGTACGGCGACGTCGCCGAGGTGGTCCGGCTCACCGACCACCTCGCCTCCCGGCTCCCCGAAGCCGCGGAGGCCGTCTGA
- the ftsY gene encoding signal recognition particle-docking protein FtsY: protein MDILILAVVIALVAVGAISGLVVSSRKKKQLPPTPPSTPTITAPPAEPQVGEDAVETAEEPRRTIEEVVLPEATAPVEAPVEAPVAEPEAPAAPAIEVPEPTAGRLVRLRARLARSQNSLGKGLLTLLSREHLDEDTWEEIEETLLIADVGVVPTQELVERLRERVKVLGTRTPADLRTLLKEELLTLIGTDFDRTVKTESGEDTPGVIMVVGVNGTGKTTTTGKLARVLVADGRSVVLGAADTFRAAAADQLQTWGERVGARTVRGPEGGDPASIAYDAVKEGIAEGADVVLIDTAGRLHTKTGLMDELGKVKRVVEKHGPLDEILLVLDATTGQNGLTQARVFAEVVDITGIVLTKLDGTAKGGIVVAVQRELGVPVKLVGLGEGPDDLAPFEPEAFVDALIGD, encoded by the coding sequence ATGGACATCCTCATCCTTGCTGTAGTCATCGCCCTGGTCGCGGTCGGCGCGATCAGCGGACTCGTGGTCAGCAGCCGCAAGAAGAAGCAGCTGCCGCCCACGCCGCCGAGCACGCCGACCATCACTGCCCCGCCTGCCGAACCGCAGGTGGGGGAGGACGCCGTAGAGACGGCGGAAGAGCCGCGCCGCACGATCGAGGAGGTCGTGCTCCCGGAGGCGACGGCTCCGGTCGAGGCCCCCGTCGAGGCCCCCGTCGCGGAGCCGGAGGCCCCGGCCGCGCCCGCGATCGAGGTGCCCGAGCCCACCGCCGGCCGCCTGGTCCGGCTGCGCGCCCGCCTCGCCCGGTCGCAGAACTCCCTCGGCAAGGGGCTGCTCACGCTGCTCTCCCGAGAGCACCTCGACGAGGACACTTGGGAGGAGATCGAGGAGACCCTCCTCATCGCCGACGTCGGTGTCGTGCCCACCCAGGAGCTCGTCGAGCGGCTCCGCGAGCGGGTCAAGGTGCTCGGCACGCGCACCCCGGCGGACCTGCGCACCCTGCTGAAGGAGGAGCTGCTGACCCTCATCGGCACCGATTTCGACCGCACCGTGAAGACGGAGAGCGGCGAGGACACCCCCGGCGTGATCATGGTCGTCGGTGTCAACGGCACCGGGAAGACCACCACCACCGGCAAGCTCGCCCGCGTGCTCGTCGCCGACGGCCGCAGCGTGGTCCTCGGCGCGGCCGACACCTTCCGCGCCGCGGCCGCCGACCAGCTCCAGACCTGGGGCGAGCGCGTGGGCGCCCGCACCGTGCGCGGCCCCGAGGGCGGCGACCCCGCCTCGATCGCCTACGACGCGGTCAAGGAGGGCATCGCCGAGGGCGCCGACGTGGTGCTCATCGACACCGCCGGCCGCCTGCACACGAAGACCGGCCTCATGGACGAGCTCGGCAAGGTCAAGCGCGTCGTGGAGAAGCACGGACCGCTGGACGAGATCCTGCTGGTCCTGGACGCCACCACCGGGCAGAACGGCCTGACCCAGGCCCGCGTCTTCGCCGAGGTCGTGGACATCACCGGCATCGTGCTCACCAAGCTCGACGGCACGGCCAAGGGCGGCATCGTCGTCGCCGTCCAGCGCGAGCTGGGCGTCCCGGTCAAGCTCGTCGGCCTCGGCGAGGGTCCGGACGACCTGGCCCCCTTCGAGCCGGAGGCGTTCGTCGACGCCCTGATCGGCGACTAG